The Glycine soja cultivar W05 chromosome 3, ASM419377v2, whole genome shotgun sequence genome window below encodes:
- the LOC114407240 gene encoding uncharacterized protein LOC114407240 yields the protein MLSQNPNPTTMDMIPGKIRKRGCSSSASSSSSVLHNYRFKRTILVGKRGGSSTPVPTWKLMSSRSPLRALASPKYPPSQTGNKPRQAPVSARKLAATLWEMNEIPSPSPSVRSKKELRTRERVPRSMRSGSLPPHLSDPSHSPVSERLDRSGTGSRQKRTPSISQGARITEHHVGPLDSLSNVSLMEIETRSRAQTPASSAVAVKARLKDVSNALMTSKELLRIINRMWGHEDRPSSSMSLISALHTELERARLQVNQLIQEQRSDQNEINYLMKCFAEEKAAWKKKEEEIVEAAIESVAGELDVERKLRRRLESLNKKLGRELADTKTSLLKVVKELESEKRAREIIEQVCDELARDADEDKSDIEKQKRVSTKVCEEVEKEKEIMQLTDRLREERAQKKLSEAKYQLEEKNAAVDKLRNQLEAFLGGKQVREKSRSSTHLSDEEIAAYLSRSRLGSHLIEDKEDDRGEVDNGVECEEESAESDLHSIELNMDNNNKSYKWTYPPESRFDTRRYPIEEEVKGSRRSTSGKASRKSTSLQRSISDGMEWGVQADKIQNSGDGIDWESFYELEKQAQGKGYADEMQGYKSVKGLRDQILAGSRLASSRGYASPTRQFSQPWPSRDLANNFQERPATAQGNGLKSRLGEARGEGQNVRKSKR from the exons ATGCTGAGCCAAAACCCAAACCCAACCACCATGGACATGATTCCTGGGAAGATCCGAAAACGAGGCTGTTCCTCCTcggcctcctcctcctcctccgtgCTCCACAACTACCGCTTCAAGAGGACTATTCTCGTCGGAAAGAGGGGCGGATCCAGTACGCCCGTGCCCACGTGGAAGCTCATGAGCTCGAGATCTCCACTCCGGGCATTGGCCTCCCCCAAATACCCGCCGTCGCAGACCGGTAACAAGCCCCGCCAAGCTCCGGTCTCCGCCAGGAAGCTCGCCGCAACGCTCTGGGAGATGAACGAGATTCCTTCGCCCAGCCCCAGCGTCAGGTCCAAGAAGGAACTCAGAACCAGAGAAAGAGTTCCCAGGTCCATGCGTTCTGGTTCCTTGCCTCCCCATTTGTCCGATCCATCACATAGTCCAGTTTCCGAG AGATTGGATCGATCTGGAACTGGGAGTCGCCAGAAAAGAACTCCGTCTATTTCTCAGGGGGCTAGGATCACTGAACACCATGTTGGCCCTTTGGATTCTCTTAGCAATGTCAGTCTCATGGAG ATTGAAACTAGATCCCGAGCACAGACCCCTGCTTCATCTGCTGTTGCAGTTAAAGCACGTTTAAAAGATGTTAGTAATGCTTTAATGACATCCAAAGAGCTACTTAGAATTATAAACCGCATGTGGGGTCATGAAGATCGTCCTTCATCTAGTATGTCTCTTATCTCAGCTCTGCATACTGAGCTGGAGAGGGCTCGCCTACAGGTCAATCAACTTATCCAGGAACAGCGCTCAGATCAGAATGAGATAAATTATTTGATGAAGTGTTTTGCTGAAGAAAAGGCTGCTtggaaaaaaaaggaggaagaAATTGTTGAGGCTGCAATTGAATCTGTTGCTGGTGAACTCGATGTAGAGAGGAAACTCAGGAGACGATTAGAAAGCTTGAACAAGAAGCTTGGGAGAGAACTGGCTGACACCAAAACATCCCTTCTTAAGGTGGTGAAAGAGCTTGAAAGTGAGAAGAGAGCAAGAGAAATTATTGAGCAAGTATGTGATGAGTTAGCAAGAGATGCTGATGAAGATAAGTCTGATattgagaaacaaaagagaGTGTCTACAAAAGTTTGTGAAGAGgtagagaaagaaaaggaaataatgCAATTGACTGATAGGTTACGCGAGGAGAGAGCTCAAAAGAAACTCTCTGAGGCAAAATATCAGCTTGAGGAAAAGAATGCAGCTGTTGATAAGCTCAGGAATCAACTTGAAGCTTTTCTAGGAGGCAAACAAGTTAGAGAAAAGAGTCGCAGTTCCACTCACTTGAGTGATGAAGAAATTGCTGCTTATCTCAGCAGAAGCCGATTAGGTTCCCATCTCATTGAAGATAAAGAAGATGACAGGGGAGAGGTTGACAATGGAGTAGAATGTGAGGAGGAATCTGCTGAAAGTGATCTGCATTCTATAGAGTTAAATatggacaacaacaacaagagtTATAAGTGGACCTACCCTCCTGAAAGCAGATTTGATACAAGAAGATATCCAATTGAGGAAGAAGTGAAAGGTAGTAGGAGGTCTACCTCTGGGAAAGCTTCAAGGAAAAGCACATCACTGCAAAGGAGTATATCAGATGGAATGGAATGGGGAGTCCAAGCTGATAAGATTCAAAATTCAGGAGATGGGATAGATTGGGAAAGCTTTTATGAACTGGAAAAGCAAGCTCAAGGAAAAGGTTATGCAGATGAAATGCAAGGCTATAAATCAGTGAAAGGTCTAAGGGATCAGATACTGGCTGGTTCTAGGCTTGCATCTTCCAGAGGTTATGCCAGTCCAACTAGACAATTTTCCCAGCCATGGCCATCACGAGATCTTGCAAATAACTTCCAGGAAAGACCTGCTACAGCACAGGGCAATGGTCTAAAATCAAGGTTAGGGGAAGCCAGGGGTGAGGGCCAGAATGTAAGGAAGTCCAAAAGGTGA